A genome region from Paralichthys olivaceus isolate ysfri-2021 chromosome 6, ASM2471397v2, whole genome shotgun sequence includes the following:
- the ncoa6 gene encoding nuclear receptor coactivator 6 isoform X3, translating to MAHRHTPPEMSQRTECLEADNDSDRDSGVGDDAGEDAYSCHGSTVSEEEQDNKQDGLEENSGEGDDFTVFVAFQGNMEDEDFTQKLETVLSGIPNMLDMGSDRLKPQHVEPWNSVRVTFNIPRDAAERLRLLAQNNQQQLRDLGILSVQIEGEGAINVAMGPNRGQEVRVNGPIGAPGQIRMDVAFPGQPGPGVVRMANPQMVPPGPGMAGQAMVPGSSGQMHPRVARPSSQTDVMDPMMPGMPVQQQQQLQHQQAGPHGPGPMPPQAAHHMQTLQVGRPLNPAALQQLQQQHHQQQQAQQQAQLSQLGPRPPFNPSGQMAVPPGWNQLSAGVLQPQGTQGPGPAWRKPPPQGQMVQRPPSLATVQTPSHPPPPYPFGSQQAGQVFNAMGQGQLQQQQQPGMGQFAAPQPKGLQVGPGGVVGPPRPPPPLPPASGQQGNLTAKSPGSSSSPFQQGSPGTPPMMVQRPTTPQGFPQGIGSPGRAALGQQGNMQQGFMGMPQHGQPGAQVHPGMPKRPMGFPAPNFVQGQVSVSTPGTPGGGAPQQLQSSQAMTHTGAQPSASTPNSMQGPVHVQPNVMGVQSSMAGPPPGTTTGPSMGQQQPGLQTQMMGLQHQAQPVSSSPSQMVQGQGGGQTVLSRPINQGQRGGMTPPKQMMPQQGQGVMHGQGQMVGGQGHQAMLLQQQQQQNSMMEQMVANQMQGNKQAFGGKMPPGVMPGQMMRGPSPNVPGNMVQFQGQVGPQQMTPQQQQQMAQLQQQQLQQQQQHQLQQLQQQQQQHQQMNQQQPQQVPIPGNPNQAMGMHGQQMRLPAGHPLIQQQLQQQQLQQQQKQQQQVLLQQQQQQQQQQQQQQQQQQQQQQQQQAVQQHPHPLGDPNSGTGDLGVQQMGPDMQAQQQQGMMGGPQHMQMGNGHFAGHGMNFNPQFPGQIPMGAACGQPGGFPVSKDVTLTSPLLVNLLQSDISASQFGPGGKQGAGGGNQAKPKKKKPARKKKPKEGEGQQQVEGIGGLDVNAGIEDSELQNLGGEQNLGLDNSGPKLPDFANRPAGFPGQPGEQRVLQQVPMQFMQQQQQQQQQQQQQQQQQQQQIQHMQQQQIQQQQMQQQQQQMQQQMQQQQLQQQQMQQQQQMQQMQMQGLQNPQGQQGMTGPQNSGQGQPQIHPHQLQQQQQQQQQTQQPHLQQQQQQQMMLMLKMQQEQAKNRMSLPPGGQLPPRGMGNPEVQRLPVSQQGNMPVMISLQGHGGVPQSPDIARGMPLMVNPQLAGTARRMSHPDVGQGTQGTGSEEVSAGAHPKQDRPGGPEMGVQPGNGTQQMMANQGSNTHMMKQGPGPSPMPPHTGASPQQQLPTQPQQGGPMPGLHFPNVPTTSQSSRPKTPNRASPRPYHHPLTPTNRPPSTEPSEINLSPERLNASIAGLFPPKINIPLPPRQPNLNRGFDQQGLNPTTLKAIGQAPPSLTLSGNNSNGSTSGNNSNNNQQPFSTGTGAVGAGTKQDKQPGGQGKRASPSNSRRSSPASSRKSATPSPGRQKGKNMTITCPPHQQQLVSPQGQTMMLSPTSVPPCPVSLPSQVSGAMEAQQTQSPFHGIHGNPSEGVRESQGMITAEQRKVPQPQPQPQPLRELSAPKMASPRFSVPQQPKPDMELQTSTVDRQTHTAPIQDSEVSPALRAAPTSLNQLLDNTGMPNMPLRPVQNNTVRDVIAKESPKSALDPDRPLHSNSQSTDASAAVPTTKNESEAIPGPAVPIPTSSPSLQPASIPSSHPSTIVNSNTTPTLHQNPILSHGVNPSPNVNPTATLCNTLSTNTNITPIVSPNPVTSGQSNSASAVNTSSIASPALNPANSALKPIPNPKPVTNVHSVIQIPASSSTISPNQITVFVTSNPITSASTPQAPTSMVSTMVAVPNKNIRPQDIRQQTPIPRPPQFITTTPVFINPIFQVPGASVAPNNTVVSKSVTMVGPIQVSTTNIQLSPAPSSTQSSVANMTSTQLTRSTVGQVQIANCMPSSAQVGTLTAPQQINPGALKIENVCETGSAQKSSPPVQQSSPHPTSSASSPFQPPLASPPPCSSPGVLNAIRKSPMPPSPTAQVKSKPGQAAAAVSGAADSQQNPIERPGQGPTVAVPPPVCHPTASPAIQIETPTSHPIPAAPNSITPPALSSPIPASGQVAVPTQIVTQAPVPAPAPVPGPAQSVTSQAPVVTVVCSTPDTASATLLSTVAPVETPIPSIVPIVAAPGPVQEVTPTTISPAANPSAVTPVQSDPPAMEPPIPPMATPHETTQTTPAPVQQDVPQSQEPAASEKTSEEVSTGSEQGAAVEKPKGPSRRSSRAEKEVEEEPVADSGIRKRSARPGTSAAVKETGASPTQAKRRKSK from the exons TAGAGGACAAGAAGTGAGAGTGAATGGACCAATTGGAGCGCCTGGCCAGATAAGAATGGATGTCGCCTTTCCGGGTCAGCCTGGCCCAG GAGTAGTCAGGATGGCTAATCCACAGATGGTTCCCCCGGGTCCTGGCATGGCAGGTCAGGCCATGGTACCTGGCAGCAGTGGACAGATGCACCCTCGTGTTGCAAGACCATCTTCACAGAcag ATGTAATGGACCCAATGATGCCTGGTATGCCAgttcagcagcaacagcagcttcagcacCAACAAGCTGGTCCCCATGGCCCAGGCCCCATGCCTCCTCAGGCTGCCCATCACATGCAGACTCTGCAGGTAGGAAGACCACTTAACCCTGCTGCACTGCAACAGCTacaacaacagcatcaccaACAGCAACAGGCCCAGCAGCAAGCTCAGCTCTCCCAGCTTGGACCTAGACCTCCATTCAACCCATCAGGCCAGATGGCTGTACCTCCTGGCTGGAACCAGTTGTCTGCTGGGGTTCTCCAGCCACAAGGCACCCAAGGGCCAGGTCCTGCCTGGAGAAAGCCCCCACCCCAAGGACAAATGGTACAACGGCCACCTTCCCTTGCTACAGTTCAGACTCCCAGCCACCCTCCACCCCCTTATCCATTTGGCAGCCAACAAGCTGGGCAGGTATTCAATGCCATGGGACAGGGTCAattacagcaacaacagcagccagGAATGGGTCAGTTTGCAGCCCCTCAGCCTAAAGGCCTACAGGTTGGCCCTGGTGGTGTCGTAGGACCGCCTagaccccctcctccccttccgCCAGCTTCTGGACAACAGGGCAACCTCACCGCCAAGTCCCCtggttcctcctcttctccatttCAACAGGGTTCACCTGGGACTCCTCCCATGATGGTTCAGAGACCTACAACTCCACAGGGTTTTCCTCAGGGTATTGGTTCACCAGGAAGAGCAGCCCTTGGCCAACAGGGTAACATGCAACAAGGATTTATGGGAATGCCCCAGCATGGTCAGCCTGGGGCCCAAGTTCACCCAG GCATGCCAAAGCGTCCCATGGGCTTTCCAGCCCCTAACTTTGTCCAAGGTCAGGTGAGTGTCAGCACTCCAGGAACGCCTGGTGGAGGAGCCCCGCAGCAGCTACAGAGCAGCCAAGCCATGACTCACACAG GAGCTCAGCCTTCGGCCTCCACCCCAAACTCAATGCAGGGTCCAGTCCATGTCCAACCCAATGTCATGGGTGTGCAAAGTAGTATGGCAGGTCCACCCCCTGGTACAACCACTGGGCCTAGTATGGGCCAGCAACAGCCTGGCCTCCAGACCCAGATGATGGGCCTCCAGCATCAGGCCCAGCCCGTGTCCTCCTCCCCCAGCCAGATGGTTCAAGGCCAGGGTGGAGGTCAGACTGTCCTCTCAAGGCCCATCAATCAAGGGCAGAGGGGAGGAATGACCCCACCCAAGCAGATGATGCCTCAACAAGGCCAGGGGGTGATGCATGGGCAGGGTCAGATGGTTGGAGGCCAAGGGCACCAGGCCATGCtcctgcagcaacagcagcaacaaaactCAATGATGGAACAAATGGTTGCCAACCAGATGCAAGGCAACAAGCAGGCATTTGGAGGCAAGATGCCACCTGGGGTCATGCCTGGCCAGATGATGCGTGGCCCTTCCCCAAATGTTCCAGGTAACATGGTTCAGTTCCAGGGCCAGGTTGGCCCTCAGCAGATGActccacaacagcagcagcaaatggCTCAACTCCAACAACAGCAgttacaacaacagcaacagcatcaGTTGCaacagcttcagcagcagcaacaacaacaccagCAAATGAACCAGCAACAGCCCCAACAGGTCCCTATTCCTGGAAATCCTAATCAAGCTATGGGCATGCATGGGCAACAGATGAGGCTTCCTGCTGGTCACCCTCTTATCCAACAACAgttgcaacagcagcagttacagcagcagcagaaacagcagcagcaggtgttgctgcaacaacaacaacaacaacaacaacaacagcagcagcaacaacaacaacaacaacaacaacagcaacaacagcaggcAGTTCAACAACATCCACATCCTCTGGGAGATCCAAATAGTGGTACAGGGGACTTAGGGGTCCAACAGATGGGTCCTGATATGCAggcacagcagcaacaaggcatGATGGGGGGTCCTCAGCACATGCAGATGGGAAATGGCCACTTTGCAGGTCATGGCATGAACTTTAACCCCCAGTTTCCAGGCCAGATACCAATGGGAGCAGCCTGCGGTCAGCCAGGTGGGTTTCCTGTGAGTAAGGATGTTACATTGACCAGCCCACTGCTGGTCAACCTACTGCAGAGTGATATCTCTGCCAGCCAGTTTGGACCAGGAGGCAAacaaggagcaggaggaggtaaTCAAGCCAAACCCAAGAAAAAGAAACCTGCACGAAAGAAGAAGCccaaagagggagagggacaaCAGCAAGTAGAGGGAATTGG TGGTCTTGATGTGAATGCTGGCATTGAGGATTCAGAATTGCAAAATCTGGGTGGAGAACAGAATTTGGGCTTAGACAACTCTGGCCCAAAACTACCTGATTTTGCCAACAGGCCTGCTG GCTTTCCTGGCCAACCTGGAGAACAGAGAGTATTGCAGCAGGTACCCATGCAGTttatgcaacaacaacaacaacaacaacaacagcagcagcaacaacaacagcaacaacaacaacaaattcagcacatgcaacagcagcagatacAGCAACAgcaaatgcagcagcagcagcaacaaatgcaacaacaaatgcaacaacaacaattacagcagcagcagatgcagcaacagcagcagatgcaacagATGCAGATGCAGGGTCTCCAGAATCCTCAAGGGCAGCAGGGGATGACTGGGCCGCAGAATTCAGGTCAAGGCCAGCCCCAGATACATCCTCATcagctgcagcaacagcagcagcagcagcagcaaacacaacagCCACACCTTCAACAGCAG caacaacagcagatgatgctgatgctgaAGATGCAGCAGGAGCAGGCAAAAAATCGAATGTCCCTCCCTCCAGGAGGCCAGCTCCCTCCGCGGGGCATGGGCAATCCTGAGGTGCAAAGGCTTCCTGTCTCACAGCAAGGTAACATGCCTGTAATGATCAGTCTTCAAGGACATGGAGGGGTACCACAGTCACCCGACATAGCAAGAGGGATGCCCCTAATGGTAAACCCACAG CTTGCAGGTACTGCACGAAGAATGTCTCATCCTGACGTAGGGCAAGGTACCCAAGGCACTGGATCTGAAGAGGTCTCTGCAGGGGCTCATCCTAAGCAGGACAGGCCTGGTGGCCCAGAGATGGGGGTGCAGCCTGGAAATGGGACACAACAGATGATGGCTAACCAGGGCTCCAACACTCACATGATGAAGCAAGGCCCCGGTCCATCACCAATGCCTCCACATACTGGAGCTAGTCCCCAACAACAGTTACCCACTCAGCCTCAACAAGGAGGGCCCATGCCTGGACTTCATTTCCCTAATGTCCCCACAACTTCACAAAGCTCCAGGCCTAAAACCCCCAACAGAGCTAGCCCAAGGCCATACCACCATCCCCTTACTCCAACTAATCGACCACCCAGTACTGAACCCTCTGAAATAAACCTTTCACCTGAGAGGCTCAATGCCTCAATTGCAGGGCTTTTCCCTCCCAAAATCAACATTCCTTTACCGCCCAGACAGCCAAACCTAAACAGAGGATTTGATCAGCAAGGTCTTAACCCGACAACCCTGAAAGCCATTGGTCAGGCCCCTCCTAGCTTAACTCTATCAGGCAACAACAGTAATGGCAGTACGAGTGGcaataacagcaacaacaatcaACAGCCTTTCTCTACTGGCACTGGAGCAGTGGGTGCAGGTACTAAACAGGACAAGCAGCCTGGAGGGCAGGGTAAGAGGGCAAGTCCTAGCAATAGTCGGCGATCAAGTCCAGCTTCTAGCCGCAAGTCTGCTACCCCAAGTCCAGGAAGACAAAAGGGGAAAAATATGACCATCACATGCCCTCCCCACCAGCAGCAGTTGGTCAGCCCTCAGGGGCAAACCATGATGCTAAGCCCTACCTCAGTACCCCCTTGTCCAGTATCTTTGCCTTCACAAGTAAGTGGGGCTATGGAGGCACAACAGACTCAGAGCCCTTTCCATGGGATTCATGGTAACCCTTCTGAGGGAGTTAGAGAAAGCCAGGGAATGAttacagcagagcagagaaaggTGCCTCAACCTCAACCCCAGCCACAGCCTTTGAGAGAGTTGTCAGCCCCCAAAATGGCAAGTCCTCGTTTTTCTGTGCCCCAGCAGCCGAAACCTGACATGGAACTGCAAACCAGCACAGTTGataggcaaacacacacagcacctaTTCAGGATTCTGAGGTCTCTCCTGCTCTCAGGGCAGCTCCGACCTCCCTCAACCAGTTACTAGATAACACAGGTATGCCAAACATGCCTCTTCGCCCTGTACAGAATAATACTGTTAGGGACGTCATAGCAAAGGAAAGTCCCAAGTCTGCTTTGGATCCAGACAGACCACTCCACAGTAACTCTCAGAGTACAGATGCGTCAGCCGCTGTTCCTACAACTAAAAATGAATCAGAAGCCATACCCGGACCTGCTGTTCCAATCCCTACCAGTAGTCCTAGCTTGCAGCCTGCTTCAATTCCCAGCTCACACCCTAGCACTATTGTGAACTCAAATACTACCCCCACCCTTCATCAAAACCCAATCCTTAGTCATGGGGTCAATCCCAGTCCGAATGTAAACCCAACAGCTACTCTTTGCAACACCCTCAGTACTAACACTAATATTACCCCTATTGTAAGCCCCAACCCAGTCACTTCAGGCCAGAGCAATTCTGCCTCAGCTGTTAATACTAGTTCTATCGCCAGCCCTGCTCTAAACCCAGCCAATTCGGCTCTAAAACCAATCCCTAATCCTAAACCTGTAACAAATGTTCACTCAGTCATTCAGATTCCTGCCTCTTCCAGCACCATTTCCCCCAACCAGATCACTGTGTTTGTCACCTCTAACCCCATCACCTCTGCCTCCACTCCTCAGGCCCCCACGTCTATGGTGTCTACTATGGTTGCTGTCCCTAACAAGAATATTAGACCTCAGGACATCCGGCAGCAGACCCCTATCCCTCGACCTCCTCAGTTCATCACCACCACCCCTGTATTTATTAACCCAATTTTTCAGGTCCCAGGTGCGTCTGTGGCTCCCAATAACACAGTGGTATCAAAGTCAGTGACCATGGTGGGGCCTATCCAAGTGTCCACTACAAATATCCAACTTTCTCCTGCCCCAAGCTCCACTCAGTCCTCAGTGGCTAACATGACCAGTACTCAGCTTACCAGAAGTACTGTAGGACAGGTCCAAATTGCCAATTGTATGCCCTCGTCTGCTCAAGTTGGTACTCTCACAGCACCTCAACAAATTAACCCTGGTGCtcttaaaatagaaaatgtatgTGAGACAGGCTCTGCTCAGAAATCTAGTCCCCCAGTCCAGCAGTCATCTCCACATCCAACCTCATCAGCATCATCTCCCTTTCAGCCCCCGCTGGCATCTCCACCTCCCTGCTCTAGTCCTGGGGTACTGAACGCCATTCGAAAAAGCCCCATGCCTCCATCTCCCACTGCCCAAGTCAAAAGTAAACCTGGacaggctgctgcagctgtttctgGTGCAGCTGACTCACAGCAGAATCCTATAGAAAGGCCTGGGCAGGGGCCCACTGTGGCTGTGCCACCACCGGTCTGTCATCCAACTGCTAGTCCTGCCATTCAGATTGAAACACCAACTTCCCATCCTATCCCTGCTGCTCCAAACAGCATTACACCACCTGCACTATCCTCTCCAATCCCAGCTTCTGGCCAAGTTGCTGTTCCTACTCAGATTGTTACCCAGGCCCCAGTTCCTGCACCAGCTCCAGTGCCAGGCCCAGCGCAAAGTGTAACTTCTCAAGCTCCTGTCGTCACTGTAGTTTGTTCGACCCCAGACACTGCTTCTGCTACCTTGCTTTCTACGGTTGCTCCTGTGGAAACTCCCATACCGTCCATTGTTCCAATTGTTGCTGCACCTGGGCCTGTTCAGGAGGTTACCCCCACCACAATCTCTCCAGCTGCTAACCCCAGTGCAGTTACACCAGTTCAGTCTGACCCCCCAGCCATGGAGCCTCCCATACCACCAATGGCAACACCTCATGAAACCACTCAGACCACCCCAG CACCTGTTCAACAAGATGTCCCACAGTCTCAGGAACCTGCTGCCAGTGAGAAGACGA GTGAAGAGGTCTCAACAGGTTCTGAGCAAGG AGCTGCTGTGGAGAAACCCAAGGGACCGAGCAGACGCAGCTCCCGGGcagagaaggaggtggaggaggagccagTGGCAGACAGTGGCATTCGGAAGCGATCGGCCAGGCCTGGTACAAGTGCTGCGGTAAAAG AAACTGGAGCGAGCCCCACCCAAGCCAAACGAAGGAAGTCTAAATAG